The following are encoded in a window of candidate division TA06 bacterium B3_TA06 genomic DNA:
- the gltA gene encoding glutamate synthase (NADPH), homotetrameric codes for MPDTKIPRQAMPKQRPKERIRNFNEVALGFSAELAQKEAERCIQCKKPFCIEGCPVEIDIPVFIELVAEGDFESALAKIRETNLLPGVCGRVCPQEEQCEIVCVLSKRFEPVAIGRLERFVADWEIREGKMDVPSVAPSTGHKVAVVGSGPGGLTVAADLARLGHKVTLFEALHKPGGVLVYGIPEFRLPKAIVARECEILEKIGVELKLDFVVGRTATVDELFEMGYEACFLGLGAGLPWFMNIPGENLVGVYSANEYLTRINLMKAYLFPEYDTPIRVGERVIVIGGGNVAMDAVRSSLRLGAKEAHIIYRRSRKEMPARDEEIENAEDEGVIFNFLLNPVRYIGNEAGRVKQVELLKMELGEPDASGRRRPVPIEGSEYKMDVDTVVVAIGNGANPLVPSSTPGLETNKWGYIVADAETGKTTKKGVWAGGDIVTGAATVILAMGAGRKAARSMHEYLTTGEW; via the coding sequence ATGCCTGATACCAAGATCCCCCGTCAGGCGATGCCCAAGCAGAGACCAAAAGAGCGTATCCGCAACTTCAACGAGGTGGCATTAGGCTTCAGCGCCGAACTTGCCCAAAAGGAGGCCGAGCGCTGCATCCAGTGCAAGAAGCCCTTCTGTATAGAGGGCTGCCCGGTGGAGATAGATATTCCCGTATTCATCGAGCTCGTAGCAGAAGGAGATTTCGAGAGCGCTCTGGCCAAGATACGCGAGACCAACCTCCTGCCCGGTGTTTGCGGCAGGGTCTGCCCCCAGGAGGAGCAGTGCGAGATAGTTTGTGTTCTCTCTAAACGCTTTGAGCCGGTCGCAATAGGCCGGTTGGAGCGCTTCGTTGCCGACTGGGAGATAAGAGAGGGTAAGATGGACGTTCCCTCAGTGGCCCCATCTACCGGGCACAAGGTAGCGGTAGTCGGTTCGGGTCCGGGCGGACTCACCGTGGCTGCGGACCTGGCCAGGCTGGGACACAAGGTAACGTTATTCGAAGCGCTGCACAAACCTGGCGGCGTTTTGGTTTACGGCATCCCCGAGTTCCGTCTGCCCAAGGCGATCGTGGCGCGCGAGTGCGAAATACTAGAAAAGATAGGCGTGGAACTCAAGCTCGACTTCGTGGTCGGCCGTACCGCTACGGTGGACGAGCTCTTCGAGATGGGATACGAGGCTTGCTTCCTTGGTCTGGGTGCAGGGCTTCCATGGTTCATGAACATACCGGGCGAGAACCTGGTCGGGGTCTACTCGGCCAACGAGTACCTTACCCGCATCAACCTGATGAAGGCCTATCTGTTCCCTGAGTACGACACCCCAATCCGGGTGGGTGAGCGTGTGATAGTAATAGGCGGCGGCAACGTGGCCATGGACGCGGTTCGTTCCAGCCTCCGGTTGGGAGCCAAGGAGGCCCACATCATCTACCGCCGCTCCCGTAAGGAGATGCCCGCACGTGACGAGGAGATTGAGAACGCCGAGGACGAAGGGGTCATATTCAACTTCCTGCTCAACCCTGTGCGCTACATAGGCAACGAGGCCGGGCGCGTGAAGCAGGTTGAGCTTTTAAAGATGGAGCTGGGTGAACCGGACGCATCCGGCCGCCGCAGGCCGGTTCCAATCGAAGGCTCGGAGTACAAGATGGACGTGGACACGGTGGTGGTGGCTATCGGCAATGGGGCCAACCCCCTGGTTCCCTCCTCGACCCCCGGTCTTGAGACCAACAAGTGGGGCTACATCGTGGCCGATGCAGAGACCGGCAAGACCACCAAGAAGGGTGTTTGGGCTGGCGGGGACATCGTGACCGGTGCGGCCACCGTAATCCTGGCCATGGGCGCCGGCCGCAAAGCCGCCCGCTCTATGCACGAGTATCTCACTACCGGCGAGTGGTAA
- a CDS encoding metalloendopeptidase, translated as MFKRVISWLFKRINFLIDGGPRGKVTRLAIPRWGLLSVAVAFSLLIGFAGLFITSRATEQIDYDKLTRLEENNKLLEIQYQQLNEQIDSLKTLLVLLGKHDLQLRVQANMRVLPEDVRELGVGGEKKKDRELLALEQIKSKQYQDVTEISNTVDELLRKAKYQKESFADIGEKLKKDKNLRDHTPSIRPCNGWQCSGFGYRIDPFTKRPRMHNGVDISNAPGTPIVATADGVISYIGARSGYGLCIKLDHGNEIETFYAHLGGIYVKPGEEVLRGQVIAVMGATGRTTGTHLHYEVRVGGKAVNPLNYIIDESEFSF; from the coding sequence ATGTTCAAGCGTGTCATCTCCTGGCTGTTCAAGCGTATCAACTTCTTAATTGATGGGGGACCACGCGGTAAAGTAACGCGGCTGGCAATACCACGATGGGGATTATTGTCGGTTGCGGTCGCTTTCAGCCTCCTTATAGGCTTCGCAGGCCTCTTTATAACCTCTCGTGCCACGGAACAAATCGACTACGATAAACTGACCCGTCTTGAAGAAAACAATAAGCTCCTCGAGATTCAGTACCAACAGCTCAATGAACAGATCGATTCACTCAAGACCCTGCTTGTCCTACTTGGTAAGCACGACCTCCAACTTCGCGTCCAAGCCAATATGAGGGTCCTGCCGGAGGATGTTCGTGAACTCGGCGTGGGCGGAGAAAAGAAAAAGGATAGGGAGCTGCTGGCATTAGAGCAGATAAAAAGCAAACAATATCAGGATGTAACCGAGATATCCAACACCGTTGACGAACTCCTGCGCAAGGCAAAATATCAGAAGGAAAGCTTTGCAGATATCGGGGAGAAACTCAAGAAAGACAAGAATCTTCGAGATCACACCCCATCGATTCGGCCTTGCAACGGCTGGCAGTGTAGTGGATTCGGTTACCGTATAGATCCCTTTACCAAGCGCCCAAGGATGCACAACGGCGTTGACATCTCGAACGCTCCGGGAACACCTATCGTGGCGACCGCCGATGGTGTGATTTCATATATAGGTGCGCGTTCCGGTTACGGCCTGTGCATCAAGTTGGATCACGGTAACGAGATCGAAACGTTCTATGCTCACCTGGGAGGTATATATGTAAAGCCGGGTGAGGAGGTATTACGCGGCCAGGTGATAGCAGTCATGGGAGCAACCGGACGCACAACAGGCACCCATCTGCACTACGAGGTAAGGGTAGGGGGTAAAGCGGTTAACCCGCTCAACTACATCATTGACGAAAGCGAATTCAGTTTCTAA
- a CDS encoding ferredoxin-NADP reductase gives MFRIVERQRVNPEVNRFVIEASIIAQKREPGQFVVFRLHEKGERIPITIADADAQAGTITVYVQELGKTTFEMGRMNAGDEIADVIGPLGNPTPIEKLDGEVFAIAGGVGSAEVLPIARKHKEAGNKVIAILGYRSKDIVILEEEFRSFADEVYVTTDDGSYGREGFVTTELADHLEKGRPIAEIIAVGPAIMMKAVCDLTRHYNIKTMVSLNSIMIDATGMCGVCRVEVGGETRYACVHGPEFDGHKVNFDLLLKRLASFKEEEKISLERYQAAVGDEHTPWGAQDA, from the coding sequence ATGTTCCGTATCGTTGAGCGCCAACGCGTAAATCCCGAGGTAAACCGTTTTGTAATCGAGGCTTCCATCATTGCCCAAAAGCGAGAGCCCGGACAGTTCGTTGTATTTCGGTTGCATGAGAAGGGTGAACGCATCCCCATCACTATCGCCGACGCGGACGCGCAAGCGGGAACCATCACCGTCTACGTGCAGGAGCTGGGTAAGACTACATTCGAGATGGGGCGAATGAATGCCGGTGACGAGATAGCCGACGTAATTGGGCCACTGGGTAATCCTACACCCATCGAAAAACTTGACGGCGAGGTGTTCGCCATCGCTGGCGGCGTAGGCTCAGCCGAAGTCCTGCCCATCGCCCGCAAGCACAAGGAAGCTGGCAACAAGGTGATCGCCATTCTCGGTTATCGCTCGAAGGATATCGTGATCCTGGAAGAGGAGTTCCGCTCCTTTGCAGACGAGGTCTACGTCACCACCGACGACGGCTCCTACGGCCGCGAGGGGTTCGTGACCACCGAGCTTGCCGACCATCTGGAAAAAGGTCGTCCCATCGCCGAGATCATCGCTGTAGGCCCTGCCATCATGATGAAGGCGGTCTGCGATTTGACCCGCCACTATAACATAAAGACGATGGTCTCGCTCAACTCAATCATGATAGATGCCACCGGCATGTGCGGGGTTTGCCGGGTAGAGGTCGGCGGTGAGACCCGCTACGCCTGCGTGCACGGACCGGAGTTCGACGGCCACAAGGTGAACTTCGATCTGCTCTTAAAACGTCTGGCCTCCTTCAAGGAAGAAGAAAAGATCTCGCTCGAACGCTACCAGGCCGCGGTTGGAGATGAGCATACCCCTTGGGGGGCACAAGATGCCTGA
- the lspA gene encoding signal peptidase II: MSAVLLLDQISKVLIVANLGLNEWVTLIDPVLKVTYAQNTAGIFSLSFGPQWLYIILPMVAVGFVIYLLLRPQPKFVTVLLGLILGGGFGNFIDRVRLGYVVDWISMGLRTWRWATYNIADSSIVIAVIILLITEFFFTRPKKKDETEETDLEAEKP; this comes from the coding sequence ATGTCCGCTGTTTTGCTCCTGGATCAGATCTCCAAGGTGCTTATCGTAGCCAACCTGGGTTTGAATGAGTGGGTGACTCTGATAGATCCCGTGTTGAAGGTAACCTATGCCCAGAACACCGCCGGGATTTTCAGCCTCTCCTTCGGCCCTCAGTGGCTCTACATAATCCTGCCGATGGTTGCGGTTGGATTTGTTATCTACCTTCTGCTTCGTCCGCAGCCTAAGTTTGTTACGGTACTTCTGGGACTGATCCTTGGCGGAGGCTTCGGCAACTTCATAGACCGAGTAAGACTGGGATACGTGGTGGACTGGATAAGCATGGGGCTTCGCACCTGGCGCTGGGCTACCTACAACATAGCCGACAGTTCCATAGTCATAGCTGTGATAATCCTCTTGATCACGGAGTTCTTCTTCACGAGACCCAAGAAGAAAGACGAAACCGAAGAAACCGACCTCGAAGCAGAGAAGCCCTGA
- a CDS encoding aspartate-semialdehyde dehydrogenase: MRVGIIGATGLVGRTTLRILQERGFPVSELILFASQRSAGEKIEFKDKEVEVMAIGENWDLLADIFFCSVADDVARGILKDYKGEAWVIDKSKVFRMDPKVPLVVPEVNWDAVERLDSKIVANPNCTTIPFVMAMAAIRKVARPERTVVTSLQSASGAGKAALEELRLQREYVTAGEKMPEDAREVFPEILAANLIPQIGSFSEAGEASEERKLRDESRKILGDETLSIHATCVRVPVEVGHSLSVTCIFAEPIDLNAVRESMASFPGLKILPEGELITPVEITGSDEVFLSRLRRDPVAENVVHFWLCTDNLRKGAALNAVQIAETLI, from the coding sequence ATGAGAGTTGGAATTATCGGAGCCACCGGGCTGGTGGGCAGGACTACTTTGAGGATTTTACAGGAGCGGGGGTTTCCGGTATCGGAGCTTATCCTGTTTGCCTCACAGCGCAGTGCGGGCGAGAAGATCGAGTTCAAGGACAAAGAGGTGGAGGTGATGGCAATCGGAGAGAACTGGGACCTTCTTGCCGACATTTTCTTCTGCTCGGTTGCAGACGATGTGGCGCGGGGGATTCTGAAAGACTACAAGGGCGAGGCATGGGTGATCGACAAGTCCAAGGTGTTCAGGATGGACCCGAAAGTTCCGCTGGTTGTGCCAGAGGTAAACTGGGACGCGGTAGAGCGCTTGGACTCAAAGATCGTCGCCAACCCCAACTGCACCACCATCCCCTTTGTCATGGCCATGGCCGCTATCCGCAAGGTGGCAAGACCTGAAAGGACGGTTGTTACCTCACTTCAGTCGGCGTCAGGTGCGGGCAAGGCGGCGCTCGAAGAGCTACGTCTGCAGCGAGAATATGTAACCGCAGGAGAGAAGATGCCTGAAGACGCAAGAGAGGTCTTCCCCGAGATCCTTGCCGCCAACCTGATCCCCCAGATCGGCTCGTTTAGCGAGGCAGGTGAGGCATCCGAGGAGCGCAAGCTGAGGGATGAGTCGAGGAAAATCTTAGGAGACGAAACGTTATCTATCCACGCTACCTGCGTCCGGGTACCGGTCGAGGTGGGGCACTCCCTCTCGGTCACCTGCATATTTGCCGAACCGATAGACTTGAACGCGGTAAGAGAGTCTATGGCTTCGTTTCCTGGACTCAAAATTCTGCCGGAAGGTGAACTCATCACCCCTGTCGAGATCACAGGCTCAGATGAGGTGTTTTTATCAAGGCTGCGCCGAGACCCTGTGGCCGAAAACGTTGTTCACTTCTGGCTTTGCACCGACAACCTGCGCAAGGGGGCTGCACTGAATGCCGTCCAGATAGCCGAAACTCTTATTTAA
- the ybeY gene encoding rRNA maturation RNase YbeY — protein MSATSPHQTSTRYVRSSPRPLLESFTQESVMRKRITLLATRRIQRKAALRRLVKSVLDAQGCNKRVNIVLTDDETLRDLNERFKGRKGPTDVLAFDFEEPDFLGEVYVSLDRAREQALDYGVSEEEEIERLVLHGLLHLLGYPHTQMEPIMKRYLG, from the coding sequence ATGAGTGCCACTTCACCACATCAGACATCCACGAGGTACGTAAGGTCTTCACCTCGACCCTTATTGGAATCTTTCACCCAAGAATCCGTTATGAGAAAAAGAATAACGCTACTAGCCACAAGAAGAATTCAAAGAAAAGCAGCCCTGCGAAGACTCGTAAAAAGCGTTCTTGACGCCCAGGGCTGCAACAAGCGGGTTAATATCGTGTTAACGGACGACGAAACGCTTAGAGATTTAAATGAACGCTTCAAGGGGCGCAAAGGACCCACCGACGTCCTGGCATTTGACTTTGAGGAGCCGGATTTCCTTGGAGAGGTCTACGTGTCCCTCGATCGCGCCCGCGAACAAGCTCTAGACTACGGTGTAAGCGAGGAAGAAGAGATAGAAAGACTCGTACTTCACGGCCTGCTGCATCTTTTGGGATACCCACACACACAGATGGAACCAATAATGAAGCGGTACCTGGGATGA
- a CDS encoding phosphate starvation-inducible protein PhoH, translating into MSRRILKIKDVDPLLLTGVGEENLRVLRGNFDVQIVARGTKLALEGRDAEVDKVADLVGRLCRMIRAGRIITPEIVLAETEGVRKTRNRSEQEEGVIYTPRKVIRPQSEHQQRYIKSIDENSITFSIGPAGTGKTYLAVAKAVEALTNDQIDRIILTRPAVEAGESLGFLPGDLKEKVDPYLRPLYDALSDMIPAERMRRFLDNQVIEIAPLAFMRGRTLSDAYIILDEAQNTTPIQMKMFLTRLGWNSHSIITGDVTQIDLGHSEQSGLLDARKLLSEIEGVMFIYFDSTDVVRPPLVSAIIEAYEKKKPS; encoded by the coding sequence ATGTCACGACGTATCCTGAAGATAAAGGACGTTGACCCACTCCTTTTAACCGGGGTGGGTGAAGAGAATCTGCGTGTCCTGCGAGGAAACTTTGATGTCCAGATTGTGGCAAGGGGCACGAAACTTGCTCTTGAGGGTAGGGATGCCGAGGTAGACAAGGTTGCCGACCTCGTGGGACGCCTCTGTAGGATGATACGCGCGGGAAGAATCATTACCCCGGAGATAGTGCTTGCCGAGACGGAAGGCGTGCGGAAGACCCGTAACCGAAGCGAACAGGAAGAGGGCGTGATCTACACCCCGCGCAAGGTCATCCGCCCCCAGTCCGAGCATCAGCAAAGATACATAAAAAGTATAGATGAAAACTCGATAACCTTCAGCATCGGGCCGGCAGGAACTGGCAAGACCTATCTCGCGGTTGCCAAGGCGGTCGAGGCGCTCACAAACGACCAGATCGACCGCATCATCCTCACCCGACCAGCGGTTGAGGCGGGGGAGTCCCTGGGGTTCCTGCCAGGGGACTTGAAGGAGAAGGTGGATCCCTACCTGCGTCCGCTTTACGATGCGCTCTCCGACATGATCCCAGCCGAGCGCATGAGACGCTTTTTGGATAATCAGGTTATCGAGATAGCGCCGCTTGCTTTCATGAGAGGCAGAACACTTTCGGACGCCTACATCATCCTTGACGAGGCCCAGAACACCACCCCCATACAGATGAAGATGTTCCTCACGCGCCTTGGCTGGAACTCACATTCAATAATAACCGGTGATGTTACCCAGATCGATCTGGGGCATTCCGAGCAGTCAGGGCTGCTTGATGCGAGGAAGTTACTCTCGGAGATCGAAGGGGTAATGTTCATCTACTTTGATTCTACGGACGTGGTTCGCCCGCCTCTGGTATCGGCAATAATCGAGGCGTATGAGAAGAAAAAACCCTCCTAG